Proteins from a single region of Nerophis ophidion isolate RoL-2023_Sa linkage group LG10, RoL_Noph_v1.0, whole genome shotgun sequence:
- the LOC133560881 gene encoding uncharacterized protein LOC133560881 translates to MSEERRNPTGYGPRHATGGRWQRLVFDGDEDNYELWEVKFLGRMKLEGLKDTILFSGEVDPEKNAECFAELIQFLDDKSLSLVMRDAADDGRKALQILRRHYASDGKPIIISLYNELCSLKKNSEETITDYIIRAEKIVTSLRNTKQVISDELSFAMVLRGLPEPYKPFVIHMTQSNDEVTFVEFKSKLRSYEETEKFEHKPNSDNVMKVDIASATCYGCGNRGHFARNCPHKTTPKWCNYHRSTTHTDETCRRKTKPDSAKQTMEKEEDSKESGTSFVFQASHLVLPDGIKQNGLMVDCGATSHIITEKSKFTRFDETFNPNKHYMELADGTRKNNVALKRGDAVVLLRNTEGKSVPVTLKNALFIPIYPQDFMSVKAATTDGAQVIFEEGQNRLITKEGNTFKLEVHERLYYLKTGSVWSPTDV, encoded by the exons atgagtgaagAAAGAAGAAACCCAACAGGTTATGGGCCCAGACATGCAACGGGAGGAAGATGGCAGCGCCTGGTCTTCGATGGAGACGAGGACAACTACGAACTTTGGGAAGTAAAATTTCTTGGTCGCATGAAACTTGAAGGTTTAAAGGACACAATACTTTTCTCTGGTGAAGTAGACCCAGAGAAGAATGCAGAATGTTTTGCAGAGCTAATCCAGTTCCTCGACGACAAAAGTCTCTCGTTGGTGATGAGAGATGCTGCTGACGATGGTCGCAAAGCACTACAAATTTTACGGCGCCATTATGCCAGTGATGGTAAGCCAATAATTATTTCCCTGTACAACGAATTGTGTTCCCTGAAGAAAAACTCAGAAGAAACTATTACAGACTACATCATTAGAGCCGAAAAGATTGTGACTTCTTTAAGAAATACAAAGCAAGTAATAAGCGATGAGTTGAGCTTTGCTATGGTTCTGCGGGGCCTACCGGAACCATACAAACCATTCGTCATTCACATGACACAGAGCAACGATgaagtgacttttgtggagtttaAGAGCAAACTACGAAGCTACGAAGAGACAGAGAAATTTGAACACAAACCAAATTCAGACAACGTAATGAAAGTGGACATAGCGTCAGCAACCTGTTATGGATGTGGGAATCGTGGACATTTTGCGAGAAATTGTCcccacaaaacaacaccaaagtgGTGCAACTATCACAGAAGCACAACACATACAGACGAGACGTGCAGAAGAAAAACCAAGCCTGACTCTGCTAAACAAACTATGGAGAAAGAAGAAGATTCAAAGGAAAGTGGCACCTCCTTTGTGTTCCAAGCCAGTCATTTGGTGCTTCCAGACGGCATCAAACAAAATGGACTGATGGTGGACTGTGGGGCGACGTCACACATAATCACTGAGAAGAGCAAATTTACACGATTTGATGAGACTTTTAACCCAAACAAACACTACATGGAGTTGGCTGATGGAACAAGGAAGAACAACGTGGCTCTGAAGAGAGGCGATGCAGTGGTTCTTCTACGCAACACGGAAGGTAAAAGTGTCCCCGTCACACTGAAGAACGCCTTGTTCATCCCTATCTACCCACAAGACTTCATGTCGGTGAAAGCAGCCACGACTGATGGAGCTCAAGTGATCTTCGAAGAAGGACAAAACCGGCTCATCACAAAAGAAGGAAACACCTTCAAGTTAGAAGTACACGAGAGACTGTACTACCTCAAAACG GGCAGTGTGTGGAGTCCCACAGACGTATAA
- the LOC133560883 gene encoding uncharacterized protein LOC133560883 has protein sequence MAARTTGAVSPQLYFDGSESKYGLWEARFLGHLHILKLKDTVLNEPVGEEQAAADRIKNPDCYAELIRLIDDKSLSLIRHDATYDGRKALKMLREHYSGKSKPRIINLYTSLTKLRKADKESTTDYIIRAENLITALRDAGETLSDSLIIAMILGGLPDAYKPLTVHVTQNEDNVTFTDFKRRLCIYKESEKISTAEPTDNVMKMFTKQDRNIQKTYTSSTQSRSGDEDMTCFKCGLKGHRARNCIRKVWCKFCKSNTHQETICKKKDKRDNVRKVTDEHSSDYLFKAAQGETRDSFSGTS, from the exons ATGGCGGCTCGTACTACTGGAGCAGTATCCCCGCAACTGTACTTCGATGGATCCGAAAGCAAGTATGGCCTTTGGGAAGCAAGGTTTTTGGGACACTTACATATTTTAAAGTTGAAAGACACGGTTCTAAATGAACCAGTTGGAGAAGAGCAAGCAGCAGCGGACAGAATAAAGAATCCAGACTGCTATGCAGAGCTCATAAGGTTGATCGATGATAAAAGCCTGTCTTTAATTAGACATGATGCTACATACGATGGAAGGAAAGCACTGAAAATGCTGAGGGAGCACTACTCAGGAAAAAGCAAGCCACGAATAATCAACCTGTACACGTCCTTGACAAAACTACGGAAAGCAGATAAAGAGTCGACTACGGACTACATCATCAGAGCAGAAAACCTGATTACAGCACTTCGTGATGCCGGTGAGACTCTCAGTGATAGTTTGATCATAGCCATGATTCTTGGAGGACTTCCTGACGCTTACAAACCATTAACTGTACATGTAACACAAAACGAAGACAATGTGACATTTACAGATTTCAAAAGGAGATTATGTATTTACAAAGAGTCAGAGAAAATTAGTACTGCTGAGCCAACAGACAATGTGATGAAAATGTTCACAAAACAGGATAGAAATATCCAGAAGACGTACACCAGCAGCACTCAAAGTAGAAGTGGAGATGAAGATATGACATGTTTCAAATGTGGATTAAAAGGACACAGAGCAAGAAATTGTATCCGAAAAGTGTGGTGCAAGTTTTGTAAGAGCAACACACACCAAGAAACCATATGCAAAAAGAAAGATAAACGAGACAATGTCAGAAAGGTTACTGATGAACATTCCAGTGATTACCTCTTCAAAGCAGCACAAGGAGAAA CCAGAGACTCATTCAGTGGAACTAGCTGA